One window of Williamwhitmania sp. genomic DNA carries:
- a CDS encoding aminopeptidase P family protein: protein MFSQETYIDRRNKLRKKFKSGLLLFLGNTEAPMNYPGNTYPYRQDSNFLYFFGVDHPGLAAVMDIEAGTDCIYGDDYTMDDIIWMGPQPTITDMAKPVGVHSVHPLKDLANTINSALKHGRRIHFLPPYRANNILQLSNLLGIHPNFIKNYTSVNFIKAVISLRSIKDELEIAEIEKACHIGYQMHVASMKMAKPGVYEREIAGHIEGIALGHGSMVSFPIILSQNGETLHNHYHGNKLVEGRMMVTDAGAETEMHYASDFTRTVPVGGKFSTKQKEIYDIVLAANNRAMEIAKPGITYQSVHLEASRVIAQGLKELGIMKGNVEEAVRNGAHALFMPHGLGHMMGLDVHDMEDLGENYVGYDDEVSRIDQFGTAYLRLGRRLEPGFVLTDEPGIYFIPALIDQWKSEKINASFINYDKVEEYRSFGGIRIEDDLLITDKGARLLGKKRIPVTTEEIEETMRG, encoded by the coding sequence ATGTTTAGTCAAGAAACATACATTGACCGAAGAAATAAACTTCGCAAGAAGTTTAAATCGGGGTTATTGCTCTTCTTGGGCAATACCGAAGCTCCCATGAATTATCCCGGTAATACGTACCCGTATCGCCAGGATAGCAACTTCCTATACTTCTTCGGTGTCGACCATCCAGGGTTAGCTGCCGTAATGGATATTGAAGCAGGGACCGACTGTATTTATGGCGACGACTACACCATGGACGACATTATTTGGATGGGACCTCAGCCAACTATTACCGATATGGCTAAACCTGTTGGTGTTCATAGCGTTCACCCGCTCAAGGATTTAGCCAACACCATCAATAGTGCCCTGAAGCATGGCCGTAGAATTCACTTCCTGCCGCCATACCGTGCCAATAACATTCTTCAGCTCTCTAACCTATTGGGTATTCACCCCAACTTTATTAAAAACTATACCTCCGTTAACTTTATCAAGGCAGTAATTTCACTACGCTCCATTAAGGACGAGTTGGAGATTGCTGAAATTGAAAAGGCATGCCACATTGGCTACCAAATGCACGTAGCCTCCATGAAAATGGCCAAGCCGGGTGTATACGAGAGGGAGATTGCAGGCCATATTGAAGGCATTGCGCTGGGACACGGGAGTATGGTTTCGTTCCCCATTATTCTGAGCCAGAATGGTGAAACGCTTCACAACCACTACCATGGCAACAAGTTGGTTGAGGGTAGAATGATGGTTACCGACGCTGGTGCCGAAACGGAGATGCACTATGCCTCCGATTTTACACGAACCGTTCCGGTTGGTGGCAAGTTCTCTACCAAACAAAAGGAGATTTACGATATTGTGCTGGCGGCTAACAATCGGGCCATGGAGATTGCCAAACCCGGCATCACATACCAGAGCGTTCACCTCGAGGCGTCAAGGGTAATTGCCCAAGGGTTGAAGGAACTTGGAATTATGAAGGGTAACGTTGAGGAGGCAGTTCGTAACGGTGCTCACGCCCTCTTTATGCCTCACGGCTTAGGCCACATGATGGGCCTCGACGTGCACGACATGGAGGACCTTGGCGAGAACTACGTTGGTTACGACGATGAGGTATCACGCATCGACCAGTTTGGAACCGCTTACCTGCGCCTTGGTCGTAGACTCGAGCCTGGTTTTGTGCTGACCGACGAGCCTGGAATCTACTTTATTCCAGCACTTATCGACCAGTGGAAGAGCGAAAAAATTAACGCTTCGTTTATCAACTACGACAAGGTGGAGGAGTATCGTTCATTCGGCGGCATCCGCATTGAGGACGACCTGCTCATTACCGACAAAGGTGCCCGTCTGCTTGGTAAAAAGCGCATCCCGGTTACCACCGAGGAGATTGAGGAAACAATGAGAGGCTAA
- a CDS encoding DUF3089 domain-containing protein: MKKLFFLPLFFSLITSSISAQTRPLLQKGLERKFDRNSAENSGPEPDYSNLFYWAASPYKHDSSDSIPAFLSSERRDSLADVFFIYPTSYAMNIKTGSWNADLTDTAVNNRTDARAILYQTTVFNGSCRVFAPRYRQANIKAFFVRTSPSAQKAFDLAYGDVRKAFQYYLDHENHGQPIIIASHSQGSLMAIRLLKEFFDGKPLQQQLVCAYIVGYQIKTDDFKHIPVGTTPTQTGCFVGWRSYRQGEILRGVEAENGNSVCVNPLTWTTQPGTVSRDSSKGALYGFNKLVTGKVSAGIEPDSKILWVSLPKAMPAKIKKLKNLHVYDYNLFWMDIRQNVKLRVDTYLAQHR, translated from the coding sequence ATGAAAAAATTGTTTTTTCTACCTCTGTTTTTTTCGTTGATTACATCGTCAATCAGCGCCCAAACTCGACCATTGTTGCAGAAGGGTTTGGAGCGGAAATTTGACCGTAATTCAGCAGAGAATAGCGGACCCGAACCTGATTATAGTAACCTCTTCTACTGGGCAGCGTCGCCATACAAGCATGACAGTAGCGATAGTATTCCTGCTTTCCTCTCCAGCGAGAGGCGCGACAGTCTAGCCGATGTTTTCTTTATTTACCCGACCAGCTACGCGATGAATATAAAAACGGGCTCGTGGAATGCCGATTTAACCGACACAGCAGTAAACAATAGAACGGATGCACGAGCCATACTCTATCAGACTACGGTGTTTAATGGGAGTTGTCGGGTTTTTGCCCCACGCTACCGTCAGGCTAACATTAAGGCGTTTTTTGTACGCACGTCACCCAGCGCCCAGAAGGCCTTCGACTTGGCCTATGGTGATGTTCGAAAAGCGTTTCAATACTACCTCGACCACGAGAATCATGGCCAGCCCATTATTATTGCCTCTCACAGCCAAGGTAGCCTCATGGCTATCCGGCTTCTCAAGGAGTTTTTCGATGGAAAACCGCTTCAACAGCAGCTGGTGTGTGCTTACATAGTTGGATACCAGATTAAAACTGATGATTTTAAGCACATCCCCGTTGGCACCACTCCAACTCAAACAGGTTGCTTTGTTGGATGGAGAAGCTATCGGCAGGGTGAGATTCTTCGAGGAGTTGAAGCGGAAAATGGAAACTCCGTGTGCGTAAATCCACTTACTTGGACCACGCAGCCGGGGACGGTTTCGCGCGACAGCTCAAAGGGCGCCCTTTACGGTTTCAACAAGCTGGTAACGGGGAAGGTTTCGGCTGGTATTGAGCCAGACTCCAAAATCCTGTGGGTTTCATTGCCTAAGGCTATGCCTGCAAAGATTAAGAAGTTAAAGAATCTCCACGTTTACGACTACAACCTATTTTGGATGGACATACGCCAGAACGTTAAGCTGCGCGTTGATACCTACCTAGCGCAGCATCGTTAA
- a CDS encoding GH3 auxin-responsive promoter family protein, producing the protein MYIPLVNSIYRWLSFRSSKRILQSAENPFDTQKQVLFSLLERARKTQFGKQYGFGNITTIRQFQERVPIRDYEKLKPFIDRMRAGERNVLWPSETRWFAKSSGTTDSKSKFIPVSNQGLRENHFRAGRDMFTYFTKECPDTEIFKGKCLTLGGSHQIDHIGGDQAVGDLSAILIENMPAWSNFYRTPSREIVLIADFEEKLEKMIAEVVNENVTCFAGAPSWNLVMIKRILEVTGKDTLLDVWPNLELFIHGGVSFSPYREQYHKVIPSSSMRYMETYNASEGFFAFQDDLSRNDMMLLLDHGIFFEFVPMEELDRDTPKAYTVAEIEPGKNYAIVISTNSGLWRYMVGDTVIFTSTFPHRVKISGRTRHFINAFGEEVIVENADAAIKAACEKTGALVREYTAGPIFMTDTTKGAHEWLVEFETAPVDLELFVTVLDEKLCSVNSDYEAKRFKGITLDRPVVHILKEGVFYRWLHSKGKLGGQNKIPRLFNSRDYVNELLDLNESM; encoded by the coding sequence ATGTACATTCCCCTGGTGAACTCAATCTACCGTTGGCTTAGCTTTCGAAGTAGCAAAAGAATACTGCAATCGGCTGAAAATCCTTTCGACACTCAAAAGCAGGTATTGTTTAGCCTTCTCGAACGCGCGCGTAAAACACAATTTGGGAAGCAGTACGGTTTTGGCAATATTACCACCATCCGTCAATTTCAGGAGCGTGTTCCCATCCGCGACTATGAGAAATTAAAACCTTTTATCGATAGAATGCGCGCTGGTGAGCGCAATGTGCTTTGGCCCAGTGAAACTCGTTGGTTCGCAAAGTCGTCGGGAACCACCGATTCAAAGAGTAAATTTATTCCTGTTAGCAACCAAGGGCTTCGGGAGAACCATTTCCGTGCTGGTCGAGACATGTTTACCTACTTTACAAAGGAGTGCCCCGATACGGAGATATTCAAGGGGAAATGCCTCACCCTTGGCGGTAGTCATCAAATTGATCACATAGGTGGTGATCAAGCCGTTGGTGATTTATCTGCCATTCTCATCGAAAATATGCCTGCCTGGTCTAACTTCTACCGAACACCAAGTCGAGAGATTGTGCTCATTGCCGACTTCGAGGAGAAGCTCGAAAAGATGATAGCCGAGGTGGTGAACGAAAATGTGACCTGCTTTGCCGGAGCTCCTTCCTGGAATCTTGTGATGATCAAGCGTATACTGGAGGTTACCGGCAAGGATACCCTGCTGGATGTGTGGCCCAACCTGGAACTGTTCATTCATGGTGGCGTTAGCTTTAGCCCCTACCGTGAGCAGTATCACAAGGTTATTCCATCGTCGTCGATGCGCTACATGGAGACCTACAATGCCTCCGAAGGCTTTTTTGCCTTTCAGGATGATCTCTCACGCAACGATATGATGTTGCTCCTTGATCACGGAATATTTTTTGAGTTCGTTCCAATGGAGGAGCTCGATAGAGATACGCCCAAAGCCTACACCGTTGCTGAAATTGAGCCAGGAAAGAATTACGCAATTGTAATTTCCACAAACTCTGGATTGTGGCGATACATGGTTGGCGACACGGTGATATTTACCTCCACCTTTCCTCATCGCGTGAAAATTTCGGGTAGAACTCGCCATTTTATCAACGCTTTTGGCGAAGAGGTAATTGTTGAGAATGCCGACGCCGCCATAAAAGCTGCCTGCGAGAAGACCGGTGCATTGGTAAGGGAATACACCGCAGGTCCCATATTCATGACCGACACCACGAAGGGAGCGCACGAGTGGTTGGTGGAGTTTGAAACTGCTCCAGTTGATTTAGAATTATTCGTTACCGTGCTGGATGAAAAGCTCTGCTCGGTAAATTCCGACTATGAGGCAAAGCGCTTCAAGGGCATCACCCTCGATCGTCCAGTTGTTCACATCCTTAAGGAAGGTGTCTTTTATCGTTGGCTGCACTCCAAAGGAAAGTTGGGTGGTCAGAATAAAATTCCTAGGTTGTTCAATAGCCGTGATTACGTTAACGAGTTGCTCGATCTCAACGAATCAATGTAG